In Oncorhynchus masou masou isolate Uvic2021 chromosome 10, UVic_Omas_1.1, whole genome shotgun sequence, a single genomic region encodes these proteins:
- the mettl21cb gene encoding S-adenosylmethionine-dependent methyltransferase domain-containing protein isoform X1 — protein sequence METSSTAKQSDQEVPKKERTDGEPGENREEEETTENGTAGEGKQWFPNLNMVSDCKQMAREAMDRLNIWEPSVYYTLGKESFFIAGHEICIRESLDSYGALIWPGAVALSQFLENNRQQVNLLDKAVLEIGAGTGLLSIVASLLGAWVTATDLPEILPNLTFNLSRNSKSRCRYTPQVRALTWGQDLERDFPCTSCRYDYVLAADVVYHHDYLEELLATMRHFCRPASGTTLLWANKVRFQSDLRFKESFESCFSTTLLTELKEGDVRIYKATARE from the exons ATGGAGACCTCCTCTACAGCCaaacagtctgaccaggaggttCCCAAGAAAGAAAGGACAGATGGAGAGCCTGGTGAGAACAGGGAAGAAGAAGAGACAACAGAAAATGGAACAGCAGGTGAAGGCAAGCAGTGGTTTCCTAACCTTAACA TGGTGTCTGACTGTAAGCAGATGGCCAGGGAGGCTATGGACAGACTGAACATCTGGGAGCCCAGTGTTTACTACACCCTGGGAAAAGAGTCCTTCTTCATCGCTGGTCATGAAATCTGCATCCGAGAGTCTCTGGACTCCTACGGCGCCCTCATCTGGCCGGGG gcggtAGCTCTAAGTCAGTTCCTGGAGAATAACCGGCAGCAGGTGAATCTCCTGGATAAAGCAGTTCTGGAGATCGGGGCAGGCACAGGCTTACTGTCTATTGTGGCGAGTCTACTGG GAGCCTGGGTAACGGCCACCGACCTGCCCGAAATCCTTCCCAACCTGACCTTTAACCTCTCTCGTAACTCCAAGAGCCGCTGCCGCTACACACCCcaggtgagggccctcacctgGGGTCAAGACCTCGAGAGAGACTTCCCCTGCACTTCCTGTCGCTACGACTATGTTCTGGCAGCCGATGTGGTATATCACCACGACTACCTGGAGGAGCTGCTGGCGACCATGCGCCACTTCTGCAGACCAGCAAGTGGCACCACGCTCCTGTGGGCCAATAAGGTGAGGTTTCAGTCAGACCTGAGGTTCAAGGAGAGCTTTGAGAGTTGTTTTAGTACGACGCTGCTGACAGAGCTGAAGGAGGGGGACGTGAGGATCTATAAGGCAACTGCacgggagtga
- the mettl21cb gene encoding S-adenosylmethionine-dependent methyltransferase domain-containing protein isoform X3 — protein METSSTAKQSDQEVPKKERTDGEPGENREEEETTENGTAVVSDCKQMAREAMDRLNIWEPSVYYTLGKESFFIAGHEICIRESLDSYGALIWPGAVALSQFLENNRQQVNLLDKAVLEIGAGTGLLSIVASLLGAWVTATDLPEILPNLTFNLSRNSKSRCRYTPQVRALTWGQDLERDFPCTSCRYDYVLAADVVYHHDYLEELLATMRHFCRPASGTTLLWANKVRFQSDLRFKESFESCFSTTLLTELKEGDVRIYKATARE, from the exons ATGGAGACCTCCTCTACAGCCaaacagtctgaccaggaggttCCCAAGAAAGAAAGGACAGATGGAGAGCCTGGTGAGAACAGGGAAGAAGAAGAGACAACAGAAAATGGAACAGCAG TGGTGTCTGACTGTAAGCAGATGGCCAGGGAGGCTATGGACAGACTGAACATCTGGGAGCCCAGTGTTTACTACACCCTGGGAAAAGAGTCCTTCTTCATCGCTGGTCATGAAATCTGCATCCGAGAGTCTCTGGACTCCTACGGCGCCCTCATCTGGCCGGGG gcggtAGCTCTAAGTCAGTTCCTGGAGAATAACCGGCAGCAGGTGAATCTCCTGGATAAAGCAGTTCTGGAGATCGGGGCAGGCACAGGCTTACTGTCTATTGTGGCGAGTCTACTGG GAGCCTGGGTAACGGCCACCGACCTGCCCGAAATCCTTCCCAACCTGACCTTTAACCTCTCTCGTAACTCCAAGAGCCGCTGCCGCTACACACCCcaggtgagggccctcacctgGGGTCAAGACCTCGAGAGAGACTTCCCCTGCACTTCCTGTCGCTACGACTATGTTCTGGCAGCCGATGTGGTATATCACCACGACTACCTGGAGGAGCTGCTGGCGACCATGCGCCACTTCTGCAGACCAGCAAGTGGCACCACGCTCCTGTGGGCCAATAAGGTGAGGTTTCAGTCAGACCTGAGGTTCAAGGAGAGCTTTGAGAGTTGTTTTAGTACGACGCTGCTGACAGAGCTGAAGGAGGGGGACGTGAGGATCTATAAGGCAACTGCacgggagtga
- the mettl21cb gene encoding S-adenosylmethionine-dependent methyltransferase domain-containing protein isoform X2, whose translation METSSTAKQSDQEVPKKERTDGEPGENREEEETTENGTAGEVVSDCKQMAREAMDRLNIWEPSVYYTLGKESFFIAGHEICIRESLDSYGALIWPGAVALSQFLENNRQQVNLLDKAVLEIGAGTGLLSIVASLLGAWVTATDLPEILPNLTFNLSRNSKSRCRYTPQVRALTWGQDLERDFPCTSCRYDYVLAADVVYHHDYLEELLATMRHFCRPASGTTLLWANKVRFQSDLRFKESFESCFSTTLLTELKEGDVRIYKATARE comes from the exons ATGGAGACCTCCTCTACAGCCaaacagtctgaccaggaggttCCCAAGAAAGAAAGGACAGATGGAGAGCCTGGTGAGAACAGGGAAGAAGAAGAGACAACAGAAAATGGAACAGCAGGTGAAG TGGTGTCTGACTGTAAGCAGATGGCCAGGGAGGCTATGGACAGACTGAACATCTGGGAGCCCAGTGTTTACTACACCCTGGGAAAAGAGTCCTTCTTCATCGCTGGTCATGAAATCTGCATCCGAGAGTCTCTGGACTCCTACGGCGCCCTCATCTGGCCGGGG gcggtAGCTCTAAGTCAGTTCCTGGAGAATAACCGGCAGCAGGTGAATCTCCTGGATAAAGCAGTTCTGGAGATCGGGGCAGGCACAGGCTTACTGTCTATTGTGGCGAGTCTACTGG GAGCCTGGGTAACGGCCACCGACCTGCCCGAAATCCTTCCCAACCTGACCTTTAACCTCTCTCGTAACTCCAAGAGCCGCTGCCGCTACACACCCcaggtgagggccctcacctgGGGTCAAGACCTCGAGAGAGACTTCCCCTGCACTTCCTGTCGCTACGACTATGTTCTGGCAGCCGATGTGGTATATCACCACGACTACCTGGAGGAGCTGCTGGCGACCATGCGCCACTTCTGCAGACCAGCAAGTGGCACCACGCTCCTGTGGGCCAATAAGGTGAGGTTTCAGTCAGACCTGAGGTTCAAGGAGAGCTTTGAGAGTTGTTTTAGTACGACGCTGCTGACAGAGCTGAAGGAGGGGGACGTGAGGATCTATAAGGCAACTGCacgggagtga